A genomic stretch from Arachis stenosperma cultivar V10309 chromosome 3, arast.V10309.gnm1.PFL2, whole genome shotgun sequence includes:
- the LOC130966743 gene encoding uncharacterized protein LOC130966743 — protein MTLASFLKVHPPTFKGSNNPTETDNLFQAMERALQAQHVPANQFVEFATYQLLGNAQHWSQGENRLRQLQNTDIPCNIFQTAFYKKYFPESAREAKEMELMQLKQGSLSVVDYTSRFEELCRFSRVCQGAPKTYESWKCIKYQRGLKDNIMTVMAPLEIRIFPDLVNKVRVFEEYAQTVASSRDTRGGNTNRKRDDYLGPRGQNFKRNGEGKRSRAYSPDMKCQECRNYHPNKPCRLGMKLCYKCGAPGHLVRDWPHRGTHELGRS, from the coding sequence ATGACCTTGGCTTCATTTTTGAAAGTTCACCCACCGACTTTCAAAGGTTCAAACAATCCTACTGAGACGGATAATTTGTTCCAAGCTATGGAGCGTGCGTTGCAAGCTCAGCATGTCCCGGCTAACCAATTTGTAGAGTTTGCGACATATCAACTTCTAGGAAACGCTCAACATTGGTCGCAAGGAGAAAACCGCTTACGGCAGCTTCAGAATACTGACATTCCTTGTAATATTTTCCAAACGGccttctataagaagtactttcctgAATCTGCAAGGGAAGCAAAGGAGATGGAACTTatgcagctgaagcaaggttCCTTGTCTGTGGTGGACTATACTAGCCGATTTGAGGAGCTTTGTAGGTTCTCTAGGGTGTGTCAGGGCGCCCCAAAAACCTATGAAAGCTGGAAGTGCATCAAGTATCAAAGGGGCTTGAAGGATAACATCATGACTGTTATGGCTCCTttggagattcggatttttccCGATCTAGTGAATAAGGTGAGAGTTTTTGAGGAATATGCACAGACGGTAGCCTCGTCAAGGGACACTCGTGGAGGAAACACTAATAGGAAACGTGACGATTACCTTGGACCAAGGGGACAAAACTTCAAGAGAAATGGTGAAGGGAAGCGGTCAAGAGCTTACTCCCCTGATATGAAATGTCAAGAGTGTAGGAACTACCATCCGAATAAGCCATGCCGGTTGGGTATGAAACTATGTTACAAGTGTGGCGCACCGGGACATTTGGTTAGAGATTGGCCACACCGAGGAACACATGAGTTAGGTCGATCATAA